From Mercenaria mercenaria strain notata chromosome 17, MADL_Memer_1, whole genome shotgun sequence, the proteins below share one genomic window:
- the LOC123535777 gene encoding tigger transposable element-derived protein 6-like, whose translation MEKRKRKELTLQEKVKLIGESNGKVQTILKRKAEIMEGFENNAGNDRKRLCKRSPVEEVNILMWEWFQNVIKQGVRVSGPMLQEKALIYAKELGISEDDFKASKGWLNRFRDRHNISFQTGCGESGSVSSETIEQWKSKLPDIVKDYDKRDIYNMDETGLYFRALSDKTLCVRGDEFKGGKRSKDRLTVMLCTNMNGDFEKPLVIGKARVPRCFRNLQVSDLPVTWKWNKKSLDDFRNIHRVN comes from the exons atggaaaaacgtAAACGTAAAGAGCTGACTTTGCAAGAAAAAGTCAAATTGATTGGTGAAAGTAATGGCAAA gtccagacaattctgaaacgtaaggCTGAGATTATGGAAGGGTTTGAAAACAATGCGGGAAATGACAGAAAAAGACTTTGTAAACGTTCACCCGTGGAAGAAGTGAACATCTTAATGTGGGAATGGTtccaaaatgtaataaaacaaggtGTTCGTGTCAGTGGACCCATGCTACAAGAAAAAGCACTGATATACGCAAAGGAGCTCGGGATATCCGAAGACGATTTCAAAGCTTCAAAGGGATGGCTTAATCGATTCCGTGATAGACACAATATTTCGTTTCAAACTGGTTGTGGCGAAAGCGGTAGTGTTAGCTCTGAAACCATTGAACAGTGGAAAAGTAAGTTGCCTGACATTGTGAAGGATTATGATAAGCGTGACATATACAACATGGATGAAACAGGACTGTATTTTAGGGCACTATCCGACAAAACTCTGTGTGTTCGTGGTGATGAATTCAAAGGAGGTAAACGTTCAAAGGATAGGTTGACAGTAATGTTGTGTACAAATATGAATGGTGACTTTGAAAAGCCATTAGTTATTGGCAAAGCTAGAGTGCCACGTTGTTTCAGAAACCTGCAAGTGAGTGATCTGCCAGTTACATGGAAGTGGAATAAAAAAAGCCTGGATGACTTCCGAAATATTCACAGAGTGAATTAA